In the Choloepus didactylus isolate mChoDid1 chromosome 5, mChoDid1.pri, whole genome shotgun sequence genome, one interval contains:
- the NACAD gene encoding NAC-alpha domain-containing protein 1 isoform X2 translates to MPGEAARAELLLPEAGGAGPRTDLSCDAAAATTPSGDRLEHCALTPGPSPLALTFLPSKPGARPQPEGASWDAGPGQAPSAWVAAAEGSLGPALPEALSAEAPLPATLEPRIVMGEETCGAPPSPRTAPPELRDWEGGCTDLDPPPELCSQGDPPVPCPHPDPDSYFTPPSTPPKATTYALLPGDGPPREAWDAETELLRNSPPPSPSGSYVTADGDSWASSPSCSLNMLAVAEGLDLALGWRPCSPGGGVEEQEPRPATPTSPTSSVSSLSPDSSSSWGQGEHFFDLDFLANDPMIPAALLPFQGSLIFQVDAMEITLLPPEEEAVASSPGADLAGESEDDSTSASFLQSLSDMSIVEGVDEAFAFRDDTSAASSDSDSASYAGVEDERLYSGEPHAQPSTLPHDTIHKVEDSQLDGAEGLQTQETAPSLGQGVAAMVPTPQVSEGQVHLIANQEAAVKMMMAEAPLPEEGFLSGQASAATLTPYSPEPVAMAAPWNEDAGSTRGLPSVARAAPRPQQEAANFTLGQETVATETAQAGQGEVSPTLCPDSLETSITLQNPKEDVGPGLSSGQESVVTAAPVPQQGEIDLLLPQEFVSSAIPLTPQKEAGFTLHQESVSMAVPLLLQDVSLPLGQEDVAMVTPLALQEERGCVGGTESETSVAALAPQEAGVTLGLGPAAELVAVASPPPEEKPADLTLGLERLPLDQVQQDEVDLTLQGEPGAEAVTPSTAWEEPGFAFGMEAPDHPEPGSGQGEKGMAESLSAPTYLQTDDGTEPNLPLEETPEPPEPGSGWGEEEGVSESLSAPTYLQTDDESEPHLPLEEPLEPSEPGSGWGEKGVAEGVSAHPCLQTDDGTELHLPLEETPEPPEPGSGWGEEEGVSESLSVPTYLQTDDESEPHLPLEEPLEPSEPGSGWGEEEGVAEGVSAHPCLQTDDGTELHLPLEETPEPSEPGSGWGEEEGVSEGLSAPTYLQTDDELEPHLPLEEPLEPSEPGSGWGEEEGIAEGVLAHTFLQTDDGSEPHLPLEETSEPPEPGSGWGEEEGIAEGVSAHTGLQTDDGTELHLPLEETPEPSEPGSGWGEEKGVSESLSAPTYLQTDDESEPHLPLEESLEPSEPGSGWGEEEGVAEGLSAHTCLQTDDETEPHLSLEETPDPPEPRSVEGEKRVAESLSAPTFLQTDDGTELPLPLEETSEPPEPGSGWGEKEVVESLSAPTCLQTDDGTEPHLSLEETPDPPEPRSIEGEKRVAESLSAPTCLQTDDGIEPHLPLEEPPEPPEPGSSQGEEEGVAEGLSAPTCLQTDDGIEPHLPLEEPPEPPEPGSSQGEEEGVAEGLSAPTCLQTDDGTEPHLSLEEAVQPPESGCSQGEEGLAESLSVPTCLQTDDGTESLLPLEEIPDPPEPRSVQREKGVAESLSAPTCLQIDDKSEPQLPLEETPDVPEPRFLQGEKGVTECLSAPTCLQTDYGSKPHLPLEETPEPGFGWGEEEEVAEDISLPTCLQTDDGSKPLLPLEETPESPETRFLQGEKGVAESLSVPTCLQTDDGTESLLPLEETPEPPEPRSVQREKGVAESLSAPTCLQTDDESEPHLPLEETPDPPEPGFGWGREEGVAEDISVLTCLQTNDGSKPHLPLEEPLEPPGPGSVQGEKGVAENLSAPTCLETDDGSEPHPPLEEASALPSLRGKDQRGGGPKSTEHRPVPRPKGSGKARGSRSREVRPAACPEACQVWPLSPPEDRRDPGAEVTQGSGHSPSVTLEPIWGTGPESSAGTTSRLGWDCSETSATTSPTPSGGLEPVLSTGDREGAGLRGPHLGPASEEAPSVLNRTPSQPPETPAQDLPTAPQDRAPDPDPFTPSVPTGASPPHSVPSAPCLCQGPREDAGEEPPRSPSPQQLRAEAQWALAAVSGNLVPPGAGQQASLSLQSPLLSPQAAPMGGAHAKDPASYLSPHCQVPPGSGPRTLASPPGLPAAEQQEDQDRLEEEDLLPARGSGQHSDSLAESSAPEPEEQDLSAPRTAPCPPQAPTAGSNEEAIAKAKQSRSEKKARKAMSKLGLRQIQGVTRITIQKSKNILFVITKPDVFKSPASDTYVVFGEAKIEDLSQQVHKAAAEKFKVPAEPLALAPESAPGPQVKQECKEEEEEEEVDESGLELRDIELVMAQANVSRAKAVRALRDNHSDIVNAIMELTM, encoded by the exons ACTTGTCCTGTGATGCCGCAGCTGCCACCACCCCCAGTGGGGACCGGCTGGAGCACTGTGCCCTGACTCCTGGGCCCAGCCCCTTGGCCCTCACGTTCCTGCCCAGCAAGCCGGGCGCCCGGCCCCAGCCCGAGGGAGCCAGCTGGGATGCAGGGCCAGGCCAGGCCCCATCAGCCTGGGTGGCCGCAGCTGAGGGCAGCCTGGGCCCCGCGCTCCCTGAGGCTCTGTCTGCAGAGGCCCCTCTCCCGGCCACCCTGGAGCCACGGATTGTGATGGGCGAGGAGACCTGCGGGGCTCCCCCGTCACCCAGGACAGCCCCACCAGAGCTCAGGGACTGGGAGGGTGGGTGCACAGACCTGGACCCACCCCCCGAGTTGTGTTCTCAGGGTGACCCTCCTGTGCCTTGCCCTCACCCGGACCCTGACTCCTATTTCACGCCACCGTCCACCCCTCCCAAGGCCACCACCTACGCCCTGCTTCCAGGCGACGGGCCCCCCAGAGAAGCCTGGGATGCAGAGACCGAGCTGCTGCGAAACTCACCGCCCCCCTCGCCGTCGGGCTCCTACGTCACGGCTGACGGGGACAGCTGGGCCTCCTCGCCGTCCTGCTCCCTGAACATGCTGGCGGTTGCTGAAGGTTTGGACTTGGCCTTGGGCTGGCGCCCGTGCTCCCCAGGAGGGGGGGTGGAGGAGCAGGAGCCCCGCCCGGCCACGCCCACGAGCCCAACCTCCTCTGTGTCCAGCCTGTCCCCCGACAGCAGCTCCTCCTGGGGCCAGGGGGAGCACTTCTTCGACCTGGACTTCCTGGCAAACGACCCGATGATTCCCGCCGCCCTCCTGCCCTTCCAGGGCAGCCTCATCTTCCAGGTGGACGCCATGGAGATCACGCTGCTGCCGCCCGAGGAAGAGGCTGTGGCCTCCTCCCCCGGGGCGGACCTGGCAGGGGAGAGCGAGGACGACAGCACGTCCGCGTCCTTCCTGCAGTCCCTATCAGACATGTCCATCGTCGAGGGTGTGGACGAGGCCTTCGCCTTCCGGGACGACACCTCGGCGGCCTCCTCCGACTCCGACTCCGCTTCCTACGCAGGGGTGGAGGATGAACGGCTGTACAGTGGAGAGCCCCACGCCCAGCCCAGCACCTTGCCCCATGATACCATCCATAAGGTGGAGGACAGTCAGTTAGACGGGGCCGAGGGGCTGCAGACACAGGAGACGGCCCCGTCCCTGGGCCAGGGGGTGGCTGCGATGGTGCCCACCCCTCAAGTCTCAGAGGGGCAAGTCCACCTTATTGCAAACCAGGAAGCGGCCGTGAAGATGATGATGGCAGAGGCTCCGCTTCCTGAGGAGGGTTTCCTTTCTGGCCAGGCATCGGCTGCCACGCTGACACCTTACAGCCCAGAGCCTGTTGCCATGGCAGCCCCATGGAACGAGGATGCAGGATCCACCAGAGGACTGCCCAGTGTTGCCAGGGCAGCACCTCGGCCCCAACAGGAGGCAGCGAACTTCACCTTAGGCCAGGAGACGGTGGCTACAGAAACAGCTCAAGCTGGGCAGGGAGAAGTGAGCCCCACATTATGCCCAGATTCTCTCGAGACATCAATAACTCTTCAGAACCCAAAGGAAGACGTAGGCCCAGGTCTCTCCTCGGGCCAGGAGTCTGTTGTGACAGCAGCACCTGTTCCCCAGCAAGGAGAAATAGACCTCCTTTTACCCCAGGAGTTTGTCTCTTCAGCAATTCCTCTGACCCCGCAAAAAGAGGCAGGCTTCACCTTGCACCAGGAATCTGTTTCTATGGCAGTGCCTCTGCTTCTGCAAGATGTCAGCCTCCCCTTAGGCCAGGAGGATGTTGCTATGGTAACCCCTCTGGCCCTGCAGGAAGAAAGAGGCTGCGTGGGAGGGACGGAGTCCGAGACTTCGGTGGCAGCCCTGGCCCCGCAGGAAGCAGGTGTGACCTTAGGGCTGGGGCCTGCTGCTGAGCTGGTAGCCGTGGCAAGTCCTCCACCTGAGGAAAAACCAGCAGACCTCACTCTGGGCCTGGAAAGGCTACCCTTGGACCAGGTCCAGCAAGATGAAGTTGATCTCACCTTGCAGGGGGAGCCAGGTGCAGAAGCGGTGACACCCTCGACTGCTTGGGAAGAGCCAGGTTTCGCTTTTGGCATGGAGGCCCCAGACCACCCAGAGCCTGGATCTGGCCAGGGGGAGAAAGGGATGGCAGAAAGCCTCTCAGCACCCACCTACCTGCAGACAGATGATGGAACCGAACCGAACCTGCCTCTGGAGGAGACCCCAGAACCCCCAGAGCCCGGATCTggatggggagaggaggagggggtttCAGAAAGCCTCTCAGCGCCCACCTACCTGCAGACAGATGATGAGTCCGAGCCCCACCTGCCCCTGGAGGAACCTTTGGAACCTTCAGAACCAGGATCTGGATGGGGAGAGAAGGGGGTAGCAGAGGGTGTCTCAGCACACCCCTGCCTGCAGACAGACGATGGAACTGAACTTCACCTGCCTCTGGAGGAGACCCCAGAACCTCCAGAGCCTGGATCTggatggggagaggaggagggggtttCAGAAAGCCTCTCAGTGCCCACCTACCTGCAGACAGATGATGAGTCCGAGCCCCACCTGCCCCTGGAGGAACCTTTGGAACCTTCAGAACCAGGATCTggatggggagaggaggagggggtaGCAGAGGGTGTCTCAGCACACCCCTGCCTGCAGACAGACGATGGAACTGAACTTCACCTGCCTCTGGAGGAGACCCCAGAACCCTCAGAACCTGGATCAggatggggagaggaggagggggtttCAGAAGGCCTCTCAGCACCCACCTACCTGCAGACAGATGATGAGCTTGAGCCCCACTTGCCCCTGGAGGAACCTCTGGAACCTTCAGAACCAGGATCTGGatggggagaagaggaggggaTAGCAGAGGGTGTCTTAGCACACACCTTCCTGCAGACAGATGATGGAAGTGAACCTCACCTGCCTCTGGAGGAGACTTCAGAACCTCCAGAGCCTGGATCTggatggggagaggaggaggggataGCAGAGGGTGTCTCAGCACACACCGGCCTGCAGACAGATGATGGAACTGAACTTCACCTGCCTCTGGAGGAGACCCCAGAACCCTCAGAACCTGGATCTGgatggggagaggagaagggggtTTCAGAGAGCCTTTCAGCACCCACCTACCTGCAGACAGATGATGAGTCCGAGCCCCACCTGCCCCTGGAGGAATCTCTGGAACCCTCAGAACCAGGatctgggtggggagaggaggagggggtaGCAGAGGGTCTCTCAGCACACACCTGCCTGCAGACAGATGATGAGACTGAACCTCACCTGTCCCTAGAGGAGACCCCAGACCCCCCAGAGCCAAGGTCTgttgagggagagaaaagggtAGCAGAAAGCCTCTCAGCACCCACCTTCCTGCAGACAGACGATGGAACTGAACTTCCCCTGCCTCTGGAGGAGACTTCAGAACCCCCAGAGCCTGGATCTGGATGGGGAGAGAAGGAGGTAGTAGAGAGCCTCTCAGCACCCACCTGCCTGCAGACAGATGATGGGACTGAACCTCACCTGTCCCTAGAGGAGACCCCAGACCCCCCAGAGCCGAGGTCTattgagggagagaaaagggtAGCAGAAAGCCTCTCAGCACCCACCTGCCTGCAGACAGATGATGGGATTGAGCCCCACCTGCCCCTGGAGGAACCCCCAGAACCTCCAGAACCAGGATCTagccagggagaggaggagggagtagCAGAGGGTCTCTCAGCACCCACCTGCCTGCAGACAGATGATGGGATTGAGCCCCACCTGCCCCTGGAGGAACCCCCAGAACCTCCAGAACCAGGATCTagccagggagaggaggagggagtagCAGAGGGTCTCTCAGCACCCACCTGCCTGCAGACAG ATGATGGGACTGAACCTCACCTGTCCCTGGAGGAGGCTGTACAGCCCCCAGAGTCTGGATGTAGCCAGGGAGAGGAGGGGCTAGCAGAGAGCCTCTCAGTGCCCACCTGCCTGCAGACAGATGATGGAACTGAATCTCTCCTGCCTCTGGAGGAGATCCCAGACCCCCCAGAGCCGCGATCTGtccagagagagaagggggtggCAGAAAGCCTCTCAGCACCCACCTGCCTGCAGATAGATGATAAGtctgaacctcagcttcctcTGGAGGAGACCCCAGATGTCCCAGAACCAAGATTTCTCCAGGGAGAGAAGGGGGTGACAGAATGCCTCTCAGCACCCACCTGCTTGCAGACAGATTATGGGTCTAAACCTCACCTGCCTCTAGAGGAGACCCCAGAACCTGGATTTGgatggggagaggaagaggaggtagCAGAGGACATTTCATTGCCCACCTGCCTGCAGACAGATGATGGGTCCAAGCCTCTCCTGCCTCTGGAGGAGACCCCAGAATCCCCAGAGACGAGATTTCTCCAGGGAGAGAAGGGGGTGGCAGAAAGCCTCTCAGTGCCCACCTGCCTGCAGACAGATGATGGAACTGAATCTCTCCTGCCTCTGGAGGAGACCCCAGAGCCCCCAGAGCCGAGATCTGtccagagagagaagggggtggCAGAAAGCCTCTCAGCACCCACCTGTCTGCAGACAGATGATGAGTCTGAACCTCACCTGCCTCTGGAGGAGACACCAGACCCCCCGGAACCTGGATTTGgatggggaagggaagagggggTAGCAGAGGACATTTCAGTGCTTACCTGCCTGCAGACAAATGATGGGTCAAAGCCCCACCTGCCTCTGGAGGAACCCCTGGAACCCCCAGGGCCTGGATCTGTCCAGGGAGAGAAGGGGGTGGCAGAAAACCTCTCAGCGCCCACCTGCCTGGAGACAGATGATGGGTCTGAGCCCCACCCACCCCTGGAGGAAGCCTCAGCCCTCCCAAGCCTGAGGGGCAAAGACCAGAGGGGTGGAGGCCCCAAGTCGACTGAGCACAGACCTGTTCCCAGGCCCAAAGGTTCGGGGAAGGCTCGTGGGAGCCGCAGCCGGGAGGTGCGTcctgctgcctgccctgaggCCTGCCAGGTGTGGCCCCTGAGTCCACCGGAAGACAGAAGGGATCCGGGGGCTGAGGTGACCCAGGGGTCTGGGCATTCTCCCTCTGTGACCTTAGAGCCCATTTGGGGCACTGGCCCAGAGTCTTCAGCAGGGACCACCTCCAGGCTGGGCTGGGACTGCTCCGAAACATCTGCCACCACATCTCCAACACCCTCGGGGGGGCTGGAGCCTGTGCTCAGCactggggacagggagggggcAGGCCTCCGAGGACCACACCTTGGTCCGGCCAGTGAAGAAGCACCCAGTGTCCTCAACCGCACCCCCTCCCAGCCTCCAGAGACCCCTGCCCAGGACCTGCCCACCGCGCCCCAGGATAGGGCCCCGGATCCTGACCCCTTCACTCCCAGTGTCCCCACTGGGGCTTCTCCTCCCCACTCTGTGCCCTCTGCCCCCTGCCTTTGCCAGGGCCCCAGAGAAGATGCTGGTGAGGAGCCCCCACGCTCTCCAAGCCCCCAGCAGCTCCGGGCAGAAGCTCAGTGGGCATTGGCTGCTGTCTCAGGAAACCTGGTGCCTCCTGGGGCTGGGCAGCAGGCTAGCCTCTCACTCCAatctcccctcctcagcccccaGGCAGCCCCCATGGGGGGTGCCCATGCCAAAGACCCGGCCTCTTATCTCTCCCCCCACTGCCAAGTGCCTCCTGGCTCTGGACCCCGAACCCTGGCCAGCCCTCCGGGGCTCCCAGCCGCCGAGCAGCAAGAGGACCAGGATCGCCTGGAGGAGGAAG ACCTGCTGCCCGCCCGGGGCTCCGGCCAGCACTCAGACAGCCTCGCAGAGTCTTCGGCTCCCGAGCCGGAGGAGCAGGACCTGTCAGCACCTCGGACAGCGCCCTGCCCGCCccag GCCCCAACTGCAGGCAGCAATGAAGAGGCCATCGCCAAAGCCAAGCAGAGTCGCAGCGAGAAGAAGGCCCGAAAG GCTATGTCTAAGCTGGGCTTGCGGCAGATTCAGGGGGTCACCAGGATCACCATCCAGAAGTCCAAGAACATCCTCTTTGTCATCACCAAGCCCGACGTCTTCAAGAGCCCTGCCTCAGACACCTATGTCGTCTTTGGGGAGGCCAAG ATCGAGGACCTTTCCCAGCAAGTGCACAAAGCAGCAGCTGAGAAGTTCAAGGTGCCTGCAGAGCCCTTGGCCCTGGCCCCTGAGTCGGCACCTGGGCCGCAGGTGAAGCAGGAgtgcaaggaggaggaggaggaagaggag GTGGATGAGTCGGGGCTGGAGCTGCGAGACATCGAGCTGGTGATGGCCCAGGCCAATGTGTCGAGGGCCAAGGCCGTGCGGGCCCTGAGGGACAACCACAGTGACATCGTCAACGCCATCATG GAGCTGACGATGTAG